Genomic window (Limisphaera ngatamarikiensis):
GTTGCCGGCGATGATCAGTTTGCGTTCCTTTTCCATGCGAATTCAGCCGGATGGGTTCCCTGCGTGCTGGGGTTCAGTGGTGCGGGGGGTCGGCGTTTGTCAACCGCAGCAGCAACAGCAACCGCCACCGTCAGCGGGCCGGTCCGTCAACGCCGCCACACCGGGCAGTTCGCGGCCTTCCAGGAACTCCAGGCTGGCTCCGCCGCCGGTGCTCATGAAGGTGACCTGGCCGGCCAGGCCCGCCTTGTTCACGGCTTTGACACTGTCGCCGCCGCCGATGATGCTCAGAGCTCCGCTGGTCTGGGTGGCTTGGGCAACGGCGTGTGCGATGGCGTTGGTACCGGCGGCGAACTGGGGATTTTCGAACAGGCCCATGGGACCGTTCCAGAGGATGGTCCGGGCACGCGCGATCACGTCGCTGTACGCCTTCACGGTGGCCGGACCGATGTCCAGGCCCGCGGCGTCCGGCGGGCAGTTGGGGTCCGTGTTCACGCGCGGGTTTTGGTACTCGATGACGGGCCGGCCTTTCTTGTCCACCTTGCCGGTTTCGACGGGGGTGGCCACGACATCGTCCACGGGAAGGAGGAACTGGACCTTGCGTGTGGCGGCCTTGTCCAGCGCGGCCCGTGCCACGTCCACCTTGTCCGGTTCGACCAGGGATTTACCGGTCTGATAGCCCTGGGCGAGCCGGAAGGTGTAGGCCATGGCGCCGCCGATCAGGATGGTGTCGGCCTTTTCCAGCAGCCGATCGATCACCCCGATTTTGTCCGAGACCTTGGCGCCGCCGAGGATGACGACGAAGGGGCGGGCCGGGTTTTCGAGTTCATCGCCCAGGAACTTGAGTTCGCGTTCCATCAGCAGGCCGGCGGCGCACAATCCGCCGCGGCGGGCGATGGCGCGGGCAACCCCCTCGGTGGAGGCATGCGCACGGTGGGCCGAGCCGAATGCGTCGTTCACGTACACATCCGCCAGCGCGGCCAGTTTTTCGGAGAAGGCCGGGTCGTTGGCCTCCTCTTCCGGATAAAATCGTACGTTTTCGAGCAGCAGAACGTCTCCGTCTTTGAGGGCGGCGACGGTTTGTTCGACCTTGGGCCCGATGCAATCGTCCACGAAGGCAACCGGCCGGCCCAGCAGATCGGCCAGG
Coding sequences:
- a CDS encoding phosphoglycerate kinase — its product is MAKLTVRDLDVRGKRVFVRVDYNVPLEERDGQMVITDDTRIRETLPTLRLLIEKGGRLILASHLGRPKGKREPSMSLRPVAARLADLLGRPVAFVDDCIGPKVEQTVAALKDGDVLLLENVRFYPEEEANDPAFSEKLAALADVYVNDAFGSAHRAHASTEGVARAIARRGGLCAAGLLMERELKFLGDELENPARPFVVILGGAKVSDKIGVIDRLLEKADTILIGGAMAYTFRLAQGYQTGKSLVEPDKVDVARAALDKAATRKVQFLLPVDDVVATPVETGKVDKKGRPVIEYQNPRVNTDPNCPPDAAGLDIGPATVKAYSDVIARARTILWNGPMGLFENPQFAAGTNAIAHAVAQATQTSGALSIIGGGDSVKAVNKAGLAGQVTFMSTGGGASLEFLEGRELPGVAALTDRPADGGGCCCCCG